One Microvirga thermotolerans DNA window includes the following coding sequences:
- a CDS encoding MATE family efflux transporter has protein sequence MEGSISSRRIAVTHGRILALALPMTLSHVTTPLLGLVDATVIGRLGQAHLLGAVALGAVVFDFLFWSFGSLRMATAGMTAQATGAGDRHEVDRALARALLVATVAGLLLILLQWPIAAIAFPLTGASEAVKGALATYFYIRIWAAPFTLANYVILGSTLGRGRTDLGLFLQVAINVANILLTSVLVLAFGWGVAGAAIGTAAAEVFGVGLGILVLRRLGSNPFSVAWRETLDRAAMMQTLSMNRDIMIRNIALMLAFGIFSAMGARAGDVTLAANAVLYNMFLIGGYFLDGFATAAETLCGQSIGARDERGFGRAVTLSLGWSFGFGLAVSAIFLAAGGPFIDFVTTSPEVRAYARDYLAYAALTPLVGAAAFAFDGIYTGATWTKAMRDLMLLALAVYGGMILATGTLGNTGLWIALLVFLGVRGLGQAFLCPRLTRRTFAEGRDAA, from the coding sequence ATGGAAGGCTCCATCTCCTCGCGGCGGATCGCCGTCACGCACGGGCGCATCCTGGCGCTCGCGCTCCCCATGACCCTGTCTCACGTCACGACGCCGCTGCTCGGCCTCGTGGACGCGACCGTGATCGGGCGGCTCGGCCAGGCCCATCTCCTCGGTGCCGTCGCCCTGGGCGCCGTGGTGTTCGACTTCCTGTTCTGGAGCTTCGGTTCCCTGCGCATGGCCACCGCCGGCATGACCGCGCAGGCGACCGGGGCCGGCGACCGGCACGAGGTGGACCGCGCCCTCGCCCGCGCCCTCCTCGTCGCGACCGTCGCCGGGCTCCTGCTCATCCTCCTGCAATGGCCGATCGCGGCGATCGCGTTTCCGCTGACCGGGGCGAGCGAGGCGGTGAAGGGCGCGCTCGCCACCTACTTCTACATCCGCATCTGGGCGGCGCCGTTCACCTTGGCGAACTACGTCATTCTCGGCTCGACGCTCGGACGGGGACGCACGGATCTCGGGCTGTTCCTGCAGGTTGCGATCAACGTCGCGAACATCCTGCTCACCTCCGTCCTGGTGCTCGCCTTCGGGTGGGGTGTGGCCGGCGCGGCGATCGGCACGGCGGCGGCGGAGGTCTTCGGCGTGGGGCTCGGCATCCTCGTCCTCCGGCGGCTCGGCTCGAACCCCTTCTCGGTCGCCTGGCGCGAGACCCTCGACCGCGCGGCCATGATGCAGACCCTGAGCATGAACAGGGACATCATGATCCGCAACATCGCGCTCATGCTGGCCTTCGGCATCTTCAGCGCCATGGGCGCCCGCGCGGGGGACGTGACACTCGCCGCGAATGCGGTGCTCTACAACATGTTCCTGATCGGCGGCTATTTCCTCGACGGGTTCGCCACCGCCGCCGAGACCCTGTGCGGGCAGAGCATCGGGGCCCGCGACGAGCGCGGCTTCGGCCGCGCCGTCACCTTAAGCCTCGGCTGGAGCTTCGGGTTCGGCCTCGCGGTCTCGGCGATCTTCCTCGCGGCGGGCGGCCCGTTCATCGACTTCGTCACCACGAGCCCGGAGGTGCGCGCCTATGCGCGCGACTACCTCGCCTATGCGGCGCTGACGCCCCTGGTCGGCGCCGCCGCCTTCGCCTTCGACGGGATCTATACCGGCGCCACGTGGACCAAGGCGATGCGCGACCTCATGCTCCTCGCCCTCGCGGTCTATGGCGGCATGATCCTCGCCACGGGCACGCTCGGCAACACGGGCCTGTGGATCGCGCTCCTCGTCTTCCTCGGCGTGCGCGGCCTCGGTCAGGCCTTCCTCTGCCCGCGGCTGACGCGCCGGACCTTCGCCGAAGGGCGTGACGCGGCGTGA
- a CDS encoding DUF6460 domain-containing protein yields MSNLTRLLGGSPGSVLVKLVFLSLLVGAFMAFLDITPFGLIEGLYNWLRSLLGLSLDTVIEVGRWIAYGAAIVVPLWLIARLLGRH; encoded by the coding sequence ATGTCCAACTTGACTCGGCTACTCGGCGGCTCGCCCGGCTCCGTTCTCGTCAAGCTCGTCTTTCTGTCCCTCCTCGTGGGAGCCTTCATGGCCTTTCTCGACATCACGCCGTTCGGCCTGATCGAGGGTCTCTACAACTGGCTGCGCTCGCTTCTCGGCCTGAGCCTGGATACGGTGATCGAGGTGGGGCGCTGGATCGCCTACGGGGCGGCGATCGTCGTTCCCCTCTGGCTGATCGCGCGGCTCCTCGGCAGGCACTGA
- a CDS encoding alpha/beta hydrolase — translation MIDPTLFDPSAVSEEIKAQNAEIVSRLSALPDPWSVPLETVRERRRQGLGPFPPLPKSPRAKVIEIEGPAGPLPLRMIVPDAPKGVYLHIHGGGWTWGTADEQDPYLERMADRCGLAVVSVEYRLAPENPYPAAHDDCEAAALWLVREARARFGTERLFIGGESAGAHLSAATLLRLRDRHGLTPFRGANLFAGCYDLSLTPSVLNWGAEKLVLNTRDVRIFADNLCGPHADRRDPDISPLYADLKGMPPALFSVGTRDLLLDDTLFMAARWASFSNRTDLAVWPGGCHVFIRYESAMTEQALARIDAFVNGL, via the coding sequence ATGATCGACCCCACCCTTTTCGACCCCTCGGCCGTGAGCGAGGAAATCAAGGCCCAGAACGCGGAGATCGTCTCCCGCCTGTCCGCGCTGCCGGACCCGTGGTCGGTTCCCCTCGAGACGGTGCGCGAGCGGCGCCGTCAGGGGCTGGGTCCGTTCCCGCCGCTCCCGAAGAGCCCGCGCGCGAAGGTGATCGAGATCGAAGGGCCTGCGGGCCCCCTGCCGCTGCGCATGATCGTGCCGGACGCCCCGAAAGGGGTTTACCTCCACATCCACGGCGGCGGATGGACCTGGGGAACCGCGGACGAGCAGGATCCCTACCTCGAACGCATGGCCGACAGATGCGGCCTCGCGGTGGTCTCCGTGGAATACCGCCTCGCGCCGGAGAACCCCTATCCCGCCGCCCATGACGACTGCGAGGCCGCGGCGCTGTGGCTCGTCCGCGAGGCCAGGGCCCGCTTCGGAACGGAGCGCCTCTTCATCGGAGGCGAGTCGGCCGGGGCGCACCTGTCCGCCGCGACGCTCCTGCGCCTGCGCGACCGGCACGGGCTGACCCCCTTCAGGGGCGCCAACCTCTTCGCCGGCTGCTACGACCTGAGCCTGACCCCGAGCGTGCTGAACTGGGGCGCCGAAAAGCTCGTGCTCAACACCCGCGACGTCAGGATCTTCGCCGACAACCTGTGCGGCCCGCACGCGGACCGGCGCGATCCGGACATCTCGCCCCTCTATGCCGACCTCAAGGGCATGCCGCCCGCCCTGTTCTCGGTCGGCACGCGGGACCTTCTCCTCGACGACACCCTGTTCATGGCGGCCCGGTGGGCGTCCTTCTCCAACCGCACCGACCTCGCCGTCTGGCCCGGCGGCTGCCATGTGTTCATCCGCTACGAGAGCGCAATGACGGAGCAGGCCCTCGCCCGCATCGACGCCTTCGTGAACGGGCTCTGA
- a CDS encoding response regulator, whose translation MQGQNTTIIIADDHPLFRGALRQAIGSVMPKARVIEANGMDELNAALGHERDIDLILLDLTMPGVQGFSGLLSLRAQHPELPVVIVSATEEPTVIRRALEFGASGFIPKSIDTDSIGGAIGAVLAGDVWTPPDVDLSAAEDKETADLVRRLATLTPQQVRVLTMLSEGLLNKQIAYELSVSEATVKAHVSAILDKLGVDSRTQAVIAASKIGVTQRPSPASAD comes from the coding sequence GTGCAGGGTCAGAATACCACGATCATCATCGCCGACGACCACCCGCTCTTCCGCGGCGCGCTGCGTCAGGCGATCGGTTCCGTCATGCCGAAGGCGCGCGTCATCGAGGCGAACGGCATGGACGAGCTGAACGCCGCGCTCGGCCACGAGCGGGACATCGACCTGATCCTGCTGGACCTGACCATGCCGGGCGTCCAGGGCTTTTCCGGCCTCCTGTCCCTCAGGGCCCAGCATCCGGAACTTCCCGTGGTGATCGTCTCGGCCACGGAGGAGCCGACGGTCATCCGCCGGGCCCTGGAATTCGGCGCCTCCGGCTTCATTCCGAAATCCATCGACACCGACAGCATCGGCGGCGCCATCGGCGCCGTCCTCGCGGGCGACGTCTGGACGCCCCCGGACGTGGACCTCTCCGCCGCCGAGGACAAGGAAACCGCCGATCTGGTGCGGCGGCTCGCCACCCTCACCCCGCAGCAGGTGCGGGTGCTGACGATGCTGTCCGAAGGGCTCCTCAACAAGCAGATCGCCTATGAGCTCTCGGTTTCGGAAGCGACCGTGAAGGCCCACGTGTCGGCGATCCTCGACAAGCTGGGCGTCGACAGCCGCACCCAGGCGGTGATCGCGGCCTCCAAGATCGGCGTGACGCAGCGCCCCTCTCCCGCCAGCGCCGATTGA
- a CDS encoding secondary thiamine-phosphate synthase enzyme YjbQ: MTMTAPTVETLTEGSVTQQALGRLVVETAGQGFTELTEPAARWVFGTGILHGILTVFCRHTSASLLIQENADPDVRRDLLAALNRLAPREAAYVHATEGPDDMPAHIRTMLSGSSVTIPVTEGQMALGTWQGLFLVEHRDRPHRRDILFHLIGA; the protein is encoded by the coding sequence ATGACCATGACAGCGCCGACGGTGGAAACCCTCACGGAAGGCAGCGTGACGCAGCAGGCCCTGGGACGCCTCGTCGTCGAGACTGCCGGGCAGGGCTTCACCGAGCTGACGGAGCCCGCGGCCCGGTGGGTCTTCGGCACCGGAATCCTGCACGGGATCCTGACGGTCTTCTGCCGGCACACCTCGGCCTCGCTCCTGATCCAGGAGAACGCCGACCCGGACGTGCGCCGCGACCTGCTTGCGGCTCTGAACCGCCTGGCCCCGCGCGAGGCCGCCTATGTCCATGCGACCGAAGGGCCCGACGACATGCCCGCCCATATCAGGACCATGCTCAGCGGCTCCAGCGTGACCATTCCCGTGACGGAGGGGCAGATGGCGCTCGGAACCTGGCAGGGGCTGTTCCTCGTCGAGCACCGCGACCGGCCCCACCGCCGGGACATCCTGTTCCATCTGATCGGAGCCTGA
- a CDS encoding cisplatin damage response ATP-dependent DNA ligase, with product MNRFAALLDRLAYEPRRNANLRLLVDYFSHTPDPDRGYALAALTNSLMFKEAKPGLIRGLVEERTDPVLFRMSYHYVGDLAETAALIWPAPGHLPSPLREREIAAPGPGHNDPPLHVPTISEVVEALATTGKSDLPARVAGWLDALDETGRWALIKLITRELRVGVSARLAKTAVAQLGGVEADEVELIWHGLEPPYEDLFAWVEGRAAKPESSNPAPFRPPMLSHPLEEEDMAKLDPAEFLAEWKWDGIRLQAVSGRAGDGRPVRRIYSRTGEDVSAAFPDLVEALAFEGAIDGELLIVREGRVQSFNVLQQRLNRKAVTPRLMAEFPAHLRVYDILTEGDEDLRHLPFTERRRRLEALVARLGDPRIDLSPLVEFASWEALAAARSDPASVGAGPDADAIEGCMVKRADSPYLPGRPKGYWYKWKRDPYLVDAVMMYGQRGHGKRSSYYSDYTFGVWRDGPDGEELVPVGKAYHGFTDEELIKLDRYVRNHTVNRFGPVREVEYGKDRGLVLEVAFEGLQRSTRHKSGLAMRFPRINRIRWDKPAAEADRIETLERILERGEKEIHPLKGRMLAGQEAEDREP from the coding sequence ATGAACCGCTTCGCCGCCCTCCTCGACCGGCTCGCCTACGAGCCGCGCCGCAATGCCAATCTGCGGCTCCTCGTGGACTATTTCAGCCACACGCCCGACCCCGACCGGGGCTACGCGCTCGCGGCGCTCACCAACTCGCTGATGTTCAAGGAGGCCAAGCCCGGCCTGATCCGCGGCCTGGTGGAGGAACGCACTGATCCCGTCCTGTTCCGCATGTCCTATCACTATGTCGGCGATCTGGCGGAGACCGCAGCCCTCATCTGGCCTGCCCCGGGCCACCTCCCCTCCCCCTTGCGGGAGAGAGAGATTGCGGCGCCGGGCCCCGGCCACAACGACCCGCCCCTTCACGTCCCGACCATCTCCGAGGTCGTCGAGGCGCTCGCGACGACGGGCAAGAGCGACCTCCCGGCCCGGGTCGCGGGATGGTTGGACGCCCTCGACGAGACCGGGCGCTGGGCGCTCATCAAGCTCATCACCCGGGAGCTGCGGGTCGGCGTGTCCGCCCGGCTCGCCAAGACCGCCGTGGCCCAGCTCGGCGGCGTCGAGGCGGACGAGGTGGAGCTGATCTGGCATGGCCTGGAGCCGCCCTACGAGGACCTGTTCGCCTGGGTCGAAGGACGCGCCGCGAAGCCGGAGAGCAGCAATCCCGCGCCGTTCCGCCCGCCGATGCTCTCCCATCCGCTGGAGGAGGAGGACATGGCGAAGCTCGACCCGGCCGAGTTCCTGGCCGAATGGAAGTGGGACGGCATCCGCCTCCAGGCCGTTTCCGGCCGCGCGGGCGACGGCAGGCCCGTCCGGCGCATCTATTCGCGCACCGGCGAGGACGTGTCGGCCGCCTTTCCCGATCTCGTCGAGGCCCTCGCCTTCGAGGGGGCCATCGACGGGGAGCTGCTGATCGTCAGGGAGGGGCGCGTGCAGAGCTTCAACGTGCTCCAGCAGCGCCTCAACCGGAAGGCCGTGACGCCCAGGCTGATGGCCGAGTTCCCGGCCCACCTGCGGGTCTACGACATCCTCACCGAGGGAGACGAGGACCTGCGCCACCTGCCCTTCACGGAGCGCCGCCGGCGCCTCGAAGCCCTCGTCGCCCGCCTGGGCGACCCGCGCATCGACCTGTCTCCCCTTGTGGAATTCGCCTCCTGGGAGGCGCTCGCCGCGGCGAGGTCCGATCCGGCCTCGGTGGGCGCCGGCCCCGACGCGGACGCCATCGAGGGCTGCATGGTGAAGCGGGCGGACAGCCCCTACCTGCCCGGCCGGCCCAAGGGCTACTGGTACAAGTGGAAGCGCGACCCCTATCTGGTCGACGCGGTCATGATGTACGGCCAGCGCGGGCACGGGAAGCGTTCGTCCTACTACTCGGACTACACCTTCGGCGTCTGGCGCGACGGGCCGGACGGCGAGGAGCTGGTGCCCGTCGGCAAGGCCTATCACGGCTTCACGGACGAGGAGCTCATCAAGCTCGACCGCTACGTCCGCAACCACACGGTCAACCGCTTCGGCCCCGTGCGCGAGGTCGAGTACGGCAAGGACCGGGGCCTGGTGCTGGAAGTCGCGTTCGAGGGGCTGCAGCGCTCGACCCGGCACAAGTCCGGCCTCGCCATGCGGTTTCCCCGCATCAACCGCATCCGCTGGGACAAGCCCGCGGCGGAGGCGGACCGCATCGAGACCCTGGAACGGATCCTGGAGCGGGGCGAAAAGGAGATTCATCCGCTCAAGGGGCGTATGCTCGCCGGACAGGAAGCGGAGGACCGGGAGCCATGA
- a CDS encoding ligase-associated DNA damage response exonuclease → MALRSTDILTQTPQGLYCPLGDFHIDPVRPVKRALITHGHSDHARSGHRAVLATRETLRIMDVRYGGDFAGATQEAPLGESIRIGDATVRFTPAGHVLGSAQIAIEAGGTRIVVSGDYKRDEDPTCLPYEVVPCDVFITEATFGLPVFRHPDARGEVRKLLDSTRLFPERTHIVGAYALGKAQRVMALLREEGFDGPIYLHGALERLTELYKSEGIPLGETPKVAASERAKLAGAIVLCPPSSIQDLWSRRFPDPVICFASGWMRVRARARQKGVELPLVVSDHSDWDDLCRTILETGAGEVWVTHGQEDALVHWCTTRGIAARPLHMLGYGDEGEADEASPAPARDAGGSAA, encoded by the coding sequence ATGGCGCTGCGTTCCACCGATATCCTGACCCAGACCCCGCAGGGGCTTTACTGCCCCCTCGGCGATTTCCACATCGATCCGGTCCGGCCGGTGAAGCGGGCGCTGATCACCCACGGCCATTCGGACCACGCCCGCTCGGGCCACCGGGCGGTCCTCGCCACCCGCGAGACCCTGCGGATCATGGACGTGCGCTACGGCGGCGACTTCGCCGGCGCGACGCAGGAAGCCCCGCTGGGCGAGAGCATCCGCATCGGCGACGCGACCGTGCGCTTCACGCCCGCGGGCCACGTGCTCGGCTCGGCCCAGATCGCCATCGAGGCGGGCGGCACCCGCATCGTGGTCTCGGGCGACTACAAGCGCGACGAGGACCCGACCTGCCTGCCCTACGAGGTCGTGCCCTGCGACGTCTTCATCACCGAGGCCACCTTCGGCCTGCCGGTCTTCCGCCACCCCGACGCCAGGGGCGAGGTGCGCAAGCTGCTCGATTCCACCCGGCTGTTCCCCGAGCGGACCCACATCGTCGGCGCCTACGCGCTCGGCAAGGCGCAGCGGGTCATGGCTCTCCTGCGGGAGGAGGGTTTCGACGGGCCGATCTACCTGCACGGCGCCCTCGAGCGCCTGACCGAGCTCTACAAGAGCGAGGGGATCCCCCTCGGCGAGACGCCGAAGGTGGCCGCGTCCGAGCGCGCGAAGCTGGCGGGCGCCATCGTGCTCTGCCCGCCCTCCTCGATCCAGGACCTGTGGTCGCGGCGGTTCCCGGATCCCGTCATCTGCTTCGCCTCCGGCTGGATGCGCGTGCGGGCGCGGGCACGCCAGAAGGGCGTCGAGCTGCCCCTCGTCGTCTCCGACCATTCCGACTGGGACGACCTCTGCCGCACGATCCTCGAGACCGGCGCGGGAGAGGTCTGGGTGACGCACGGGCAGGAAGACGCCCTCGTCCATTGGTGCACGACGCGAGGGATCGCGGCCCGCCCCCTCCACATGCTGGGATACGGCGACGAGGGCGAGGCGGACGAGGCCTCGCCCGCACCCGCGCGGGACGCCGGCGGGAGCGCCGCATGA
- a CDS encoding methyltransferase domain-containing protein, protein MSPASTYRSSGDLLADRRYEYARSAFEENDFEAAADLARQVLELAPDFAAARALLGRAAAELGRREEALEELGRALALEPDDALGVRLDLARLGAVPPDEAITGGYVRALFDDYAPRFERHLTRSLAYRGPELLADAIRRACSRRLRSDRFGLALDLGCGTGLMGKVLADRCHRIEGVDLSPRMLDKARELKLYDALHEQELVAFLSGRPAGEADLAAAADVFVYMASLEAAFREVARVLRPGGLFAYTVQAHEGPGYALGEDARYAHGEAYLRDEAAASGLTVVLFERVSTRQDRGRPVPGFLVVLER, encoded by the coding sequence ATGTCGCCCGCTTCGACCTATCGCTCCTCCGGCGATCTCCTGGCCGACCGCCGGTACGAATATGCCCGCAGCGCCTTCGAGGAGAACGACTTCGAGGCCGCCGCGGATCTTGCCCGTCAGGTCCTGGAACTTGCGCCGGACTTCGCCGCGGCCCGTGCCCTCCTCGGGCGGGCGGCCGCCGAACTCGGCCGCCGGGAGGAAGCCCTGGAGGAACTGGGCAGGGCGCTCGCGCTCGAACCTGACGACGCCCTCGGCGTCCGGCTCGACCTGGCGCGGCTCGGGGCCGTGCCTCCGGACGAGGCGATCACCGGCGGCTACGTGCGGGCGCTCTTCGACGATTATGCCCCGCGCTTCGAGCGGCACCTGACCCGCAGCCTCGCCTATCGCGGCCCCGAGCTTCTCGCCGATGCGATCAGGCGCGCCTGCTCCAGGCGGCTTCGCTCGGACCGCTTCGGCCTTGCCCTCGACCTCGGCTGCGGCACGGGGCTCATGGGGAAGGTCCTGGCGGACCGCTGCCACCGCATCGAGGGAGTCGATCTTTCGCCCCGGATGCTCGACAAGGCGCGCGAGCTGAAGCTCTACGACGCCCTGCACGAACAGGAGCTCGTCGCCTTCCTGTCGGGCCGGCCGGCCGGCGAGGCCGACCTCGCGGCCGCCGCCGACGTGTTCGTCTACATGGCGAGCCTCGAGGCCGCCTTCCGCGAGGTCGCCCGCGTCCTCAGGCCGGGGGGCCTGTTTGCCTATACGGTGCAGGCCCACGAGGGCCCCGGCTATGCCCTCGGCGAGGATGCCCGCTATGCCCACGGGGAGGCCTACCTGCGGGACGAGGCCGCCGCGAGCGGCCTGACGGTCGTCCTGTTCGAGCGGGTCTCGACCCGGCAGGACCGGGGACGGCCGGTCCCCGGCTTCCTTGTCGTTCTGGAACGCTGA
- a CDS encoding SDR family oxidoreductase, with product MPQPAQFSNAVAIVTGGTQGLGETIARTLAERGAAGLVICGRNAGRGEAVAKDLSAQGCRTEFVQADLADVEQARAVAARADATFGRVDVLVNAAGMTDRGTIFDTTPELFDRMFAVNVRAPFFLMQEAARIMRRERIEGAMVNILSMSAHGGQPFISAYCGSKGALATLTKNVAFSLMPWRIRVNGLNIGWMNTPGEDRIMRTYHGAQDGWLEQAAKSQPFGRLLDPAEVARAAAFLASRESGLMTGSIIDFDQSVLGCYESAPHPSTPAAA from the coding sequence ATGCCGCAGCCAGCTCAATTCTCGAACGCCGTCGCCATCGTCACCGGAGGCACCCAGGGACTGGGGGAAACCATCGCCCGCACCCTTGCCGAGCGCGGGGCCGCCGGTCTCGTGATCTGCGGCCGTAATGCCGGAAGGGGCGAGGCCGTGGCGAAGGACCTTTCGGCGCAGGGATGCCGGACGGAATTCGTCCAGGCCGATCTCGCGGACGTGGAGCAGGCCCGGGCGGTCGCCGCGCGGGCGGACGCGACCTTCGGCCGGGTGGACGTGCTCGTGAACGCGGCCGGCATGACGGACCGCGGCACGATCTTCGACACCACGCCGGAACTCTTCGACCGCATGTTCGCCGTGAACGTACGGGCGCCGTTCTTCCTGATGCAGGAGGCCGCCAGGATCATGCGGCGGGAGAGGATCGAGGGCGCGATGGTCAACATCCTCTCCATGTCCGCCCATGGCGGACAGCCCTTCATCAGCGCCTATTGCGGCTCCAAGGGGGCGCTGGCGACACTTACCAAGAACGTCGCCTTCAGCCTGATGCCGTGGCGCATCCGGGTGAACGGGCTCAACATCGGCTGGATGAACACGCCCGGCGAGGACCGGATCATGCGCACCTATCACGGCGCGCAGGATGGCTGGCTGGAGCAGGCGGCCAAGTCGCAGCCCTTCGGCCGTCTCCTCGACCCCGCCGAGGTCGCCCGTGCCGCCGCCTTCCTGGCGAGCCGGGAATCCGGCCTCATGACCGGCTCCATCATCGACTTCGACCAGTCGGTGCTCGGCTGCTACGAGTCCGCGCCGCACCCGTCGACGCCCGCAGCGGCGTGA